From one Nothobranchius furzeri strain GRZ-AD chromosome 2, NfurGRZ-RIMD1, whole genome shotgun sequence genomic stretch:
- the LOC139062012 gene encoding integumentary mucin C.1-like, with amino-acid sequence TTAAPTTMTAAPTTTTAALTTNTAAPTTTTAAPTTATAAPTTTTAAPTTTTAAPTTTTAAPTTTTAAPTTRAAPTSTTAASTTTTAAPGTTTAAPTTTTAAPATTTAAPTTTTASPATTTAASTTTTAAPATTTAAPTTTTAAPTTTTAAPTTTTAAPTTTAAPLTSTAAPTTTTAAPTTTTTAPTTTAASTTLHQQQPQLCSNINHNCTKNHSCFNYNNSCPRYNHSCTNNNHSCTKNNHSCSNNNHSSPQNNHSSSYYNYSSALTTTTAAATTTTAAPTTTTASTTTTTTAAQATTTAAPTSTTTAPATTAASTTTTAAPATTTAAQTTTTTAPTTTTAAQKNTTAAPTTTTAAPTTTTAAPATTTAAPTSTTTAPTTTAASTTTTAKPTTTTASPTTTTAAPTTTTAASKTTTAAPTTTTAAPTTTTAAPATTTAAPTSTTTAPTTTAASTTTTAAPATTTAAPTTTTAAPTTTTAARTTTTAAPTTTTAAPTTTTAVPTTTTIAAPTTTTAAPTSTTAAPTTTTAAPTTTTAAPTTLLQLQQQLPQVQPQLHQQQPQLHKKQPQLLQQQPQLLQQQPQQPPKQPQLILLQLQLHHQQPKLILLQLQICSNINHNCTKNHSCFNYNNSCPRYNHSCTNNNHSCTKNNHSCSNNNHSCSNNNHSSPQNNHSSSYYNYSCTTNNQS; translated from the exons accacagctgcaccaacaacaatgacagctgcaccaacaacaaccacagctgctctaacaacaaacacagctgcaccaacaacaaccacagctgcaccaacaacagccacagctgccccaacaacaaccacagctgcaccaacaacaaccacagctgcaccaacaacaaccacagctgccccaacaacaaccacagctgcgccaacaaccagagccgctccaacatcaaccacagctgcttcaactacaaccacagctgccccaggtacaaccacagccgcaccaacaacaaccacagctgccccagctacaaccacagctgctccaacaacaaccacagcttccccagctacaaccacagctgcttcaactacaaccacagctgccccagctacaaccacagctgcaccaacaacaaccacagctgcaccaacaacaaccacagctgctccaacaacaaccacagctgctccaacaaccacagctgcaccattaacaagcacagctgcaccaacaacaacaacagctgcaccaacaacaaccacaactgcaccaacaaccacagctgcttcaactaca ctgcaccaacaacaaccacagct ctgctccaacatcaaccacaactgcaccaaaaaccacagctgcttcaactacaacaacAGCTGCCCCaggtacaaccacagctgcaccaacaacaaccacagctgcacaaaaaacaaccacagctgctccaacaacaaccacagcagccCCCAAAACAACCACAGCTCATCCTACTACAACTACAGCT ctgccctaacaacaaccacagctgctgctaCTACAacaacagctgccccaacaacaaccactgctagcacaacaacaacaaccacagctgcccaagctacaaccacagctgctccaacatcaaccacaactgcaccagcaaccacagctgcttcaactacaaccacagctgccccagctacaaccacagctgcacaaacaacaaccacaactgcaccaacaacaaccacagctgctcaaaaaaacaccacagctgctccaacaacaaccacagctgctccaacaacaaccacagctgccccagctacaaccacagctgctccaacatcaaccacaactgcaccaacaaccacagctgcttcaactacaaccacagctaaaccaacaacaaccacagcttcaccaacaacaaccacagctgcacccacaacaaccacagctgcttcaaaaacaaccacagctgcaccaacaacaaccacagctgcaccaacaacaaccacagctgccccagctacaaccacagctgctccaacatcaaccacaactgcaccaacaaccacagctgcttcaactacaaccacagctgccccagctacaaccacagctgcaccaacaacaaccacagctgcaccaacaacaaccacagctgctcgaacaacaaccacagctgcaccaacaacaaccacagctgcgccaacaacaaccacagctgtaccaacaacaacaaccatagctgcaccaacaacaaccacagctgcaccaacatcaaccacagctgcaccaacaacaaccacagctgcaccaacaacaaccacagctgctccaacaaca ctgcttcaactacaacaacAGCTGCCCCaggtacaaccacagctgcaccaacaacaaccacagctgcacaaaaaacaaccacagctgctccaacaacaaccacagctgctccaacaacaaccacagcagccCCCAAAACAACCACAGCTCATCCTACTACAACTACAGCTGCACCACCAACAACCAAAGCTGATCCTACTACAACTACAGAt ctgctccaacatcaaccacaactgcaccaaaaaccacagctgcttcaactacaacaacAGCTGCCCCaggtacaaccacagctgcaccaacaacaaccacagctgcacaaaaaacaaccacagctgctccaacaacaaccacagctgctccaacaacaaccacagcagccCCCAAAACAACCACAGCTCATCCTACTACAACTACAGCTGCACCACCAACAACCAAAGCTGA
- the LOC139062014 gene encoding mucin-7-like, with protein TTTTAAPATTTAAPTTTTAAPATTTAASTTTTAAPATTTAAPTTTTAAPTTTTAAPTTTTAAPTTTAAPLTTTAAPTTTTAVPTTTTIAAPTTTTAAPTSTTAAPTTTTAAPTTTTAAPTTTTAAPTTTTAAPTTATAAPTTTTAAPTTTKAAPTTTTAAPTTTTAAPTTTAAPTSTTAASTTTTAAPTTTTAAPTSNINHNCTKNHSLFNYNNSCPRYNHSCTNNNHSCSNNNHSSPQNNHSSSYYNYSCTTNNQS; from the exons acaacaaccacagctgccccagctacaaccacagctgctccaacaacaaccacagctgccccagctacaaccacagctgcttcaactacaaccacagctgccccagctacaaccacagctgcaccaacaacaaccacagctgcaccaacaacaaccacagctgctccaacaacaaccacagctgctccaacaaccacagctgcaccattaacaaccacagctgcaccaacaacaaccacagctgtaccaacaacaacaaccatagctgcaccaacaacaaccacagctgcaccaacatcaaccacagctgcaccaacaacaaccacagctgcaccaacaacaaccacagctgctccaacaacaaccacagctgcaccaacaacaaccacagctgcaccaacaacagccacagctgccccaacaacaaccacagctgcaccaacaacaaccaaagctgcaccaacaacaaccacagctgcaccaacaacaaccacagctgcgccaacaaccacagccgctccaacatcaaccacagctgcttcaacaacaaccacagctgcaccaacaacaaccacagctgcaccaaca tccaacatcaaccacaactgcaccaaaaaCCACAGCCTCTTCAACTACAACAACAGCTGCCCCaggtacaaccacagctgcaccaacaacaaccacagctgctccaacaacaaccacagcagccCCCAAAACAACCACAGCTCATCCTACTACAACTACAGCTGCACCACCAACAACCAAAGCTGA
- the LOC139062013 gene encoding mucin-5AC-like yields the protein TAAPTTATAAPTTTTAAPTTRTAASTTTTAAPATTTAAPTSTTAAPTTTTAAPTTTTASPTTTTAAPTTTTAAPTTTAAPTTTTAAPTSTTTAPTTTAASTTTTTAPATTTAVPTTTTAAPTTTTAAPPKTTAAPTTTTAAPTTTTAASTTTTAAPTTTTTAPTTTASLTTTTAAPATTTAAPTTTTAAPTTTTAGPTTTAAPTTTTAAPTTTTAAPTSTTAAPTKMTAAPPTTTAALTTNTAAPTTTTAAPTTASTTTTAAPGTTTAAPTTTTAAQKTTTAAPTTTTAAPTTTTAAPKTTTAHPTTTTAAPPTTKADPTTTTAAPTTTTAALTTSTAAATTTTAAPTTTTASTTTTTTAAPATTTAAPTSTTTAPATTAASTTTTAAPAKPTAAQTTSTTAPTTTTAVQKNTTAAPTTTTAAPTTTTAAPATTTAAPTSTTTAPTTTAASTTTTAAPTTTTASPTTTTAAPTTTTAASKTTTAAPTTTTAAPTTTTAAPATTTAAPTSTITAPTTTAASTTTTAAPATTTAAPTTTTAAPTTTTAARTTTTAAPTTTTAAPTTTTAVPTTTTIAAPTTTTAAPTSTTAAPTTTTAAPTTTTAAPGTTTAAPTTTTAAPATTTAAPTSTTTAPKTTAASTTTTAAPGTTTAAPTTTTAAQKTTTAAPTTTTAAPTTTTAAPKTTTAHPTTTTAAPPTTKADPTTTTAAPTTTTAALTTSTAAATTTTAAPTTTTAAPATTTAAPTSTTTLLQQQPQLHQHQPQLHQQK from the exons acagctgcaccaacaacagccacagctgccccaacaacaaccacagctgcaccaacaacaaggacagctgcttcaactacaaccacagctgccccagctacaaccacagctgcaccaacatcaaccacagctgcaccaacaacaaccacagctgcaccaacaacaaccacagcttctccaacaacaaccacagctgcaccaacaacaaccacagctgcaccaacaaccacagctgccccaactacaaccacagctgccccaacatcaaccacaactgcaccaacaaccacagctgcttcaactacaaccacaactgccccagctacaaccacagctgtaccaacaacaaccacagctgcaccaacaacaaccacagctgctccaccaaaaaccacagctgctccaacaacaaccacagctgcaccaacaacaaccacagctgcttcaacaacaacaacagctgcaccaacaacaaccacaactgcaccaacaaccacagcttctTTAACTACAactacagctgccccagctacaaccacagctgcaccaacaacaaccacagctgcaccaacaacaaccacagctggaccaacaaccacagctgctccaacaacaaccacagctgctccaacaacaaccacagctgcaccaacatcaaccacagctgcaccaacaaaaatGACAGCTGcaccaccaacaaccacagctgctctaacaacaaacacagctgcaccaacaacaaccacagctgcaccaacaa ctgcttcaactacaacaacAGCTGCCCCaggtacaaccacagctgcaccaacaacaaccacagctgcacaaaaaacaaccacagctgctccaacaacaaccacagctgctccaacaacaaccacagcagccCCCAAAACAACCACAGCTCATCCTACTACAACTACAGCTGCACCACCAACAACCAAAGCTGATCCTACTACAactacagctgccccaacaacaaccacagctgccctaacAACATCCACAGCTGCTGCTACTACAacaacagctgccccaacaacaaccactgctagcacaacaacaacaaccacagctgccccagctacaaccacagctgctccaacatcaaccacaactgcaccagcaaccacagctgcttcaactacaaccacagctgccccagctaaacccacagctgcacaaacaacatccacaactgcaccaacaacaaccacagctgttcAAAAAaacaccacagctgctccaacaacaaccacagctgctccaacaacaaccacagctgccccagctacaaccacagctgctccaacatcaaccacaactgcaccaacaaccacagctgcttcaactacaaccacagctgcaccaacaacaaccacagcttcaccaacaacaaccacagctgcacccacaacaaccacagctgcttcaaaaacaaccacagctgcaccaacaacaaccacagctgcaccaacaacaaccacagctgccccagctacaaccacagctgctccaacatcaaccattactgcaccaacaaccacagctgcttcaactacaaccacagctgccccagcgacaaccacagctgcaccaacaacaaccacagctgcaccaacaacaaccacagctgctcgaacaacaaccacagctgcaccaacaacaaccacagctgcgccaacaacaaccacagctgtaccaacaacaacaaccatagctgcaccaacaacaaccacagctgcaccaacatcaaccacagctgcaccaacaacaaccacagctgcaccaacaacaaccacagctgccccaggtacaaccacagccgcaccaacaacaaccacagctgccccagctacaaccacagctgctccaacatcaaccacaactgcaccaaaaaccacagctgcttcaactacaacaacAGCTGCCCCaggtacaaccacagctgcaccaacaacaaccacagctgcacaaaaaacaaccacagctgctccaacaacaaccacagctgctccaacaacaaccacagcagccCCCAAAACAACCACAGCTCATCCTACTACAACTACAGCTGCACCACCAACAACCAAAGCTGATCCTACTACAactacagctgccccaacaacaaccacagctgccctaacAACATCCACAGCTGCTGCTACTACAacaacagctgccccaacaacaaccacagctgccccagctacaaccacagctgctccaacatcaaccacaact ctgctccaacaacaaccacagctgcaccaacatcaaccacagctgcaccaacaaaaatGA
- the LOC139062006 gene encoding integumentary mucin C.1-like, with amino-acid sequence TTAAPTSTTAAPTTTTAAPTTTTAAPTTTTAAPTTTTAAPATTTAAPTTTTAPTLTTTAAPTSTTTAPTTTAASTTTTAAPATTTAVPTTTTAAPTTTTAAPTTTTAAPTTTTAAPTTTTAASTTTTLAPTTTTAAPTTTTAAPTTTTAAPTTTTAALTTTTSAPTTTTAIPTTTTTTTTPAAQTTTTAAPTSTTAASKTTTAAPTTTTAAPTTTTAAPTTTKIAPTTTTAAPTTTTAAPTTTTAAPTTTTAAPTTTTAAPTTTTAASTTTTAAPTSTTAAPPTTTAAPTTTTAAPTTTTAAPTTTTAAPTTATATPTTTTAAPTTTTAAPTTTKAAPTTTTAAPTTTTAAPTTTAAPTSTTAASTTTTAAPTTTAASTTTTAAPGTTTAAPTTTTAAPATTTAAPTSTTTAPKTTAASTTTTAAPGTLLQQQPQLLQQQPQQPPKQPQLILLQLQLHHQQPKLILLQLQLPQQQPQLLQQQPQLPQLQPQLCTNNNHSCTNNHRCFNYNHSCPSCTKNNHSCSNNNHSCSNNNHSSPQNNHSSSYYNYSCTTNNQS; translated from the exons accacagctgcaccaacatcaaccacagctgcaccaacaacaaccacagctgcaccaacaacaaccacagctgcaccaacaacaaccacagctgcaccaactacaaccacagctgccccagctacaaccacagccgcaccaacaacaaccacagctcccacactaacaaccacagctgctccaacatcaaccacaactgcaccaacaaccacagctgcttcaactacaaccacagctgccccagctacaaccacagctgtaccaacaacaaccacggctgcaccaacaacaaccacagctgctccaacaacaaccacagctgcaccaacaacaaccacagctgcaccaacaacaaccacagctgcttcaacaacaaccacacttgcaccaacaacaaccacagctgcaccaacaacaaccacagctgcaccaacaacaaccacagctgctccaacaacaaccacagctgcactaaCAACAACCACATCAGCACCAACAACAACTACAgctataccaacaacaacaacaacaacaacaacaccagctgcacaaacaacaaccacagctgcaccaacatcaaccacagctgcatcaaaaacaaccacagctgcaccaacaacaaccacagctgctccaacaacaaccacagctgcaccaacaacaaccaaaattgcaccaacaacaaccacagctgccccaacaacaaccacagctgcaccaactacaaccacagctgcaccaacaacaaccacagctgccccaacaacaaccacagctgctccaacaacaaccacagctgcttcaacaacaacc acagctgcaccaacatcaaccacagctgcaccaccaacaaccacagctgcaccaacaacaaccacagctgctccaacaacaaccacagctgcaccaacaacaaccacagctgcaccaacaacagccacagctaccccaacaacaaccacagctgcaccaacaacaaccacagctgcaccaacaacaacaaaagctgcaccaacaacaaccacagctgcaccaacaacaaccacagctgcgccaacaaccacagccgctccaacatcaaccacagctgcttcaacaacaaccacagctgcaccaacaaccacagctgcttcaactacaaccacagctgccccaggtacaaccacagccgcaccaacaacaaccacagctgccccagctacaaccacagctgctccaacatcaaccacaactgcaccaaaaaccacagctgcttcaactacaaccacagctgccccaggtaca ctgctccaacaacaaccacagctgctccaacaacaaccacagcagccCCCAAAACAACCACAGCTCATCCTACTACAACTACAGCTGCACCACCAACAACCAAAGCTGATCCTACTACAActgcagctgccccaacaacaaccacagctgcttcaacaacaaccacagctgccccagctacaaccacagct ctgcaccaacaacaaccacagctgcaccaacaaccaccgctgcttcaactacaaccacagctgccccag ctgcaccaaaaacaaccacagctgctccaacaacaaccacagctgctccaacaacaaccacagcagccCCCAAAACAACCACAGCTCATCCTACTACAACTACAGCTGCACCACCAACAACCAAAGCTGA
- the LOC139066296 gene encoding mucin-5AC-like, translated as ATAAPTTTTAAPTTTTAAPTTTTAAPTTTTAAPTTRAAPTSTTAASTTTTAAPGTTTAAPTTTTDAPATTTAAPTTTTAAPATTTSASTTTTAAPATTSAAPTTTTAAPTITTAAPTTTTAAPTTTTAAPTTTTAAPTTTTAAATTTTAASTTTTAAPTTTTAAPKTTTAAPTTTTAAPTTTTAAPTTTTIAAPTTTTAAPTSTTAAQTRTTSAPTTTTAAPTTTTAAPTTTTAAPTTTTAAPTTTTAAPTTTTAAPRTTTAAPTTTTAAPTTTTAAPTTTTAAPTTTTAASTTTTAAPATTTAAPTSTTTAPTTTAVSTTTTAAPATTTAAPTTTTAAPTTTTAAPTTTTAAPTTTTAAPTKTTAAPTTTAASTTTTAAPATTTAAPATTTAAQKTTTAAPTTTTAAPTTTTAAPTTTKIAAPTTTTAAPTSTTAAPTTTTAAPTTTTAAPTTTTAAPTTTTAAPTTTTAAPTTTTAAPTTTTAAPTTTTAAPTTTAAPTSTTTASTTTTAAPTTTAASTLTKAAPATTTAAPTTTTAAPATTTAAQTSTTTAPTTTAASTTTTAAPTTTTAAPTTTTAAPTTTKAAPTTTTAAPTTTTAAPNTTTAAPTTTTAIPTTTTTIAAPTTTTAAPTSTTAAPTTTTAAPTTTTAAPTTTTAAPTTTTAAPTTTTAAPATTTAAPTSTTTAPTTTAASTTTTAVPATTTAAPTTTTAAPTT; from the coding sequence gccacagctgcaccaacaacaaccacagctgcaccaacaacaaccacagctgcaccaacaacaaccacagctgccccgacaacaaccacagctgcgccaacaaccagagccgctccaacatcaaccacagctgcttcaactacaaccacagctgccccaggtacaaccacagccgcaccaacaacaaccacagatgccccagctacaaccacagctgctccaacaacaaccacagctgccccagctacaaccacatctgcttcaactacaaccacagctgccccagctacaacctcagctgcaccaacaacaaccacagctgcaccaacaataaccacagctgctccaacaacaaccacagctgctccaactacaaccacagctgctccaacaacaaccacagctgctccaacaacaaccacagctgcagcaacaacaaccacagctgcttcaacaacaaccacagctgcaccaacaacaaccacagctgcaccaaaaaCAACCactgctgcaccaacaacaaccacagctgctccaacaacaaccacagctgctccaacaacaacaaccatagctgcaccaacaacaaccacagctgcaccaacatcaaccacagctgcacaaaCAAGAACCAcatctgcaccaacaacaaccacagctgctccaacaacaaccacagctgcaccaacaacaaccacagctgcaccaacaacaaccacagctgccccaacaacaaccacagctgcaccaactacaaccacagctgcaccaagaacaaccacagctgccccaacaacaaccacggctgcaccaacaacaaccacagctgctccaacaacaaccacagctgcaccaacaacaaccacagctgcttcaacaacaaccacagctgccccagctacaaccacagctgctccaacatcaaccacaactgcaccaacaaccacagctgtttcaactacaaccacagctgccccagctacaaccacagctgcaccaacaacaaccacagctgcaccaacaacaaccacagctgctccaacaacaaccacagctgctccaacaacaaccacagctgcaccaacaaaaaccacagctgcaccaacaaccacagctgcttcaactacaaccacagctgccccagctacaaccacagctgcaccagcaacaaccacagctgcacaaaaaacaaccacagctgctccaacaacaaccacagctgcaccaacaacaaccacagctgcaccaacaacaacaaagatagcggcaccaacaacaaccacagctgcaccaacatcaaccacagctgcaccaacaacaaccacagctgcaccaacaacaaccacagctgctccaacaacaaccacagctgcaccaacaacaaccacagctgccccaacaacaaccacagctgcaccaacaacaaccacagctgcaccaacaacaaccacagctgctccaacaacaaccacagctgcgccaacaaccacagccgctccaacatcaaccacaactgcttcaacaacaaccacagctgcaccaacaaccacagctgcttcaactttaaccaaagctgccccagctacaaccacagccgcaccaacaacaaccacagctgccccagctacaaccacagctgctcaaacatcaaccacaactgcaccaacaaccacagctgcttcaactacaaccacagctgcaccaacaacaaccacagctgcaccaacaacaaccacagctgcaccaacaacaaccaaagctgctccaacaacaaccacagctgctccaacaacaaccacagctgcaccaaacacaaccacagctgcaccaacaacaaccacagctataccaacaacaacaacaaccatagctgcaccaacaacaaccacagctgcaccaacatcaaccacagctgcaccaacaacaaccacagctgccccaacaacaaccacggctgcaccaacaacaaccacagctgctccaacaacaaccacagctgcaccaacaacaacgacagctgccccagctacaaccacagctgctccaacatcaaccacaactgcaccaacaaccacagctgcttcaactacaaccacagctgtcccagctacaaccacagctgcaccaacaacaaccacagctgcaccaacaaca
- the LOC139062010 gene encoding mucin-5AC-like, producing the protein AAPATTTAASTTTTAAPTTTTAAPTTTTAAPTTTTAAPTTTTAAPTKTTAAPTTTTAAPTTTTAAPTTTTAAPTTTTAAPTTTTAIPTTTTTIAAPTSTTAAPTTTTAAPTTTTAAPTTTTAAPTTTTAAPTTTTAAPATTTAAPTSTTTAPTTTAASTTTTAAPTTTTAAPTTTTAAPTTTTAAPTTTTATPTTTAAPTSTTAASTTTTAAPTTTAASTTTTAAPATTTAAPTTTTAPTLTTTAAPTSTTTAPTTTAASTTTTAAPATTTAVPTTTTAAPTRTTAAPTTTTAAPTTTTAAPTTTTAASTTTTAAPTTTTAAPTTTTAAPTTTTAAPTTTTAAPTTTTAIPPTTTTTTTAAPTTTTAAPTSTTAASTTTTAAPTTTTAAPTTTTAAPTTTTAAPTTTKIAPTTTTAAPTTTTAAPTTTTAAPTTTTAAPTTTTAAPTTTTAASTTTTAAPATTTAVPTTTTIAAPTTTTAAPTSTTAAPTTTTAAPTTTTAAPTTTLHQQQPQLHQKQPQLLQQQPQQPPNQPQLILLQLQLCTNNNHSCTNNNHSCFNNNHSGTNNNHNCTNNHSCFNYNHSCPSYNHSCTNNNHSCSNNNHSCSNNNHSSPQNNHSSSYYNYSCTTNNQS; encoded by the exons gctgccccagctacaaccacagctgcttcaacaacaaccacagctgcaccaacaacaaccacagctgcaccaacaacaaccacagctgcaccaacaacaaccacagctgcaccaacaacaaccacagctgcaccaacaaaaaccacagctgcaccaacaacaaccacagctgcaccaacaacaaccacagctgctccaacaacaaccacagctgctccaacaacaaccacagctgcaccaacaacaaccacagctataccaacaacaacaacaaccatagctgcaccaacatcaaccacagctgcaccaacaacaaccacagctgccccaacaacaaccacagctgcaccaacaacaaccacagctgctccaacaacaaccacagctgcaccaacaacaaccacagctgccccagctacaaccacagctgctccaacatcaaccacaactgcaccaacaaccacagctgcttcaactacaaccacagctgccccaacaacaaccacagctgcaccaacaaca accacagctgcaccaacaacaaccacagctgccccaacaacaaccacagctacgccaacaaccacagccgctccaacatcaaccacagctgcttcaacaacaaccacagctgcaccaacaaccacagctgcttcaactacaaccacagctgccccagctacaaccacagccgcaccaacaacaaccacagctcccacactaacaaccacagctgctccaacatcaaccacaactgcaccaacaaccacagctgcttcaactacaaccacagctgccccagctacaaccacagctgtaccaacaacaaccacagctgcaccaacaagaaccacagctgctccaacaacaaccacagctgctccaacaacaaccacagctgcaccaacaacaaccacagctgcttcaacaacaaccacagctgcaccaacaacaaccacagctgcaccaacaacaaccacagctgctccaacaacaaccacagctgcaccaacaacaaccacagctgcaccaacaacaactacagctataccaccaacaacaacaacaacaaccacagctgcaccaacaacaaccacagctgcaccaacatcaaccacagctgcatcaacaacaaccacagctgcaccaacaacaaccacagctgcaccaactacaaccacagctgcaccaacaacaaccacagctgcaccaacaacaaccaaaattgcaccaacaacaaccacagctgccccgacaacaaccacagctgcaccaactacaaccacagctgcaccaacaacaaccacagctgccccaacaacaaccacagctgctccaacaacaaccacagctgcttcaacaacaaccacagctgccccagctacaaccacagctgtaccaacaacaacaaccatagctgcaccaacaacaaccacagctgcaccaacatcaacaacagctgcaccaacaacaaccacagctgcaccaacaacaaccacagctgctccaacaacaacc ctgcaccaacaacaaccacagctgcaccaaaaacaaccacagctgctccaacaacaaccacagcagccCCCAAACCAACCACAGCTCATCCTACTACAACTACAGCT ctgcaccaacaacaaccacagctgcaccaacaacaaccacagctgcttcaacaacaaccacagcggcACCaataacaaccacaactgcaccaacaaccacagctgcttcaactacaaccacagctgccccagctacaaccacagctgcaccaacaacaaccacagctgctccaacaacaaccacagctgctccaacaacaaccacagcagccCCCAAAACAACCACAGCTCATCCTACTACAACTACAGCTGCACCACCAACAACCAAAGCTGA